From one Diachasmimorpha longicaudata isolate KC_UGA_2023 chromosome 8, iyDiaLong2, whole genome shotgun sequence genomic stretch:
- the LOC135165259 gene encoding cytoplasmic tRNA 2-thiolation protein 2, with the protein MCSLVDGFHGDEFLQEQQTDPGNLCELKCQKCNVGKAEVTLRRKDNYCNGCFLISATHKFRATLGKSKIVRPNDTILVGHNGKAGSTALLNLIKAGMHEAVHKRLVFGTKVLYIDDGLIKGQSPEERECKMRKIHEQIEDLGFEVYGTSLSAAMDLESFSVSPLNNLSCSNDDKDKRLSAIWNELADETSRKDFQQKLRNKVMMMAAKNLKCQKIFLASDSTFLAITILSDVSLGRGAQLASDCGFIDNRYADVMILRPMREFNRRELYYYLKICNRSCIEEEKLKDNEHSSIQKLTEKFVTGLEDKFSGTVSTIFRTGEKIVVGKRNSKDSASTEGDCAFCNGCLDTAALADCTSSIDATSFSKTVSLKSSNAEWDLEKLMQQPESNSVDTQEHGCADCTCGRTKPKENNITYDEVKQFLCYACQSIFHDNFDLNTLPPFVINSISEKLRLQSIADEIRDFLL; encoded by the exons atgtgcAGTTTGGTAGACGGTTTTCATGGCGACGAATTTCTACAAGAGCAGCAAACCGATCCTGGTAATCT atgtGAGTTGAAGTGTCAGAAATGCAATGTGGGAAAAGCTGAGGTGACACTGAGAAGAAAGGATAACTACTGCAATGGATGCTTCCTGATCAGTGCAACCCATAAATTTCGAGCAACTCttggaaaatcgaaaatcgtgaGGCCTAACGATACAATCCTTGTTGGACACAATGGAAAAGCAGGATCAACAGCTCTACTTAATTTAATTAAGGCAGGAATGCACGAAGCAGTGCACAAACGTTTGGTTTTCGGGACCAAAGTTCTTTACATCGATG ATGGACTCATTAAAGGACAGAGCCCAGAAGAAAGAGAATGTAAAATGCGAAAAATACACGAACAAATTGAGGACCTAGGGTTTGAAGTTTACGGGACGTCACTCAGTGCTGCCATGGATCTTGAGAGTTTTTCAGTCTCACCCCTGAACAACCTGAGTTGTTCAAATGATGACAAAGACAAAAGACTCTCCGCAATATGGAATGAATTGGCAGACGAAACCTCCAGGAAAGACTTTCAACAAAAGCTACGAAACAAAGTTATGATGATGGCTGCTAAGAACCTCAAGTGTCAAAAGATCTTTCTCGCTAGTGATTCAACTTTCCTGGCAATAACAATCTTGAGCGATGTTTCATTGGGAAGAGGCGCCCAGTTGGCGTCAGACTGTGGATTTATCGATAACAGATATGCTGATGTGATGATACTGCGACCTATGCGAGAATTCAATCGCCGGGAACTCTATTATTACCTGAAAATATGTAATCGAAGCTGTATagaagaggaaaaattgaaagacaATGAACACTCTTCGATCCAAAAGCTGACCGAAAAGTTTGTTACGGGTTTGGAAGATAAGTTCAGTGGTACAGTATCCACGATTTTTAGGACTGGTGAAAAAATTGTCGTTGGAAAACGAAATTCTAAAGACAGTGCTTCAACAGAAGGAGATTGTGCATTTTGTAATGGTTGTCTAGACACAGCTGCCCTTGCTGATTGCACTTCCAGCATTGATGCCACGAGTTTTTCGAAAACAGTGTCCTTGAAGAGTTCAAACGCTGAATGggatttggaaaaattaatgcaaCAACCAGAAAGCAATAGTGTAGATACACAAGAACATGGGTGTGCGGATTGTACATGTGGACGTACTAAACCGAAAGAAAATAACATTACATACGATGAAGTGAAACAATTTTTGTGCTATGCctgtcaatcaatttttcacgataattttgatttgaaCACTCTACCTCCCTTCGTGATAAACTCTATCAGTGAAAAGTTACGTTTACAAAGTATTGCCGACGAAATTCGGGACTTTCTTTTATGA
- the LOC135165264 gene encoding sterile alpha motif domain-containing protein 15, whose protein sequence is MLQNLVSTEATFCKDENESRRCSSTLMHSAGKVVNSMNLPHCWEWTLKEVSEWLERDVELPQYKLAMEVNFINGRRLCLLEAHKLLKMGIHDFGHIKTIMEAIRKLFNIEKVKFKRSISLPIKYPMTLYLEYRVPTGPIREETTPTNFFKKCSIINNEDDCRYRNNSKSSKSEFPIVRFGGVKRKSVYTRIEFNRPSTTVNVHRKFIDFLLQLHT, encoded by the exons ATGCTGCAGAATCTCGTATCAACCGAAGCAACATTTTGCAAAGATGAGAATGAATCAAG ACGTTGTTCGTCGACGTTGATGCATTCGGCTGGAAAAGTCGTAAACTCAATGAACCTTCCGCACTGCTGGGAATGGACACTGAAGGAGGTTTCAGAGTGGCTCGAACGCGATGTCGAACTACCGCAGTACAAA CTGGCAATGGAAGTCAATTTTATCAATGGACGACGTCTGTGTCTTCTCGAAGCTCACAAATTACTCAAAATGGGTATTCACGATTTTGGTCACATCAAG ACGATAATGGAGGCGATTCGAAAGTTATTTAACAtcgaaaaagtgaaatttaagCGAAGTATTAGTCTGCCCATTAAATACCCTATGACTCTATATCTTGAATATCGTGTTCCCACTGGACCAATCCGAGAAGAAACAACCCCTacaaatttcttcaaaaaatgttcaatcatAAACAATGAAGACGACTGCCGTTATCGAAATAATTCGAAAAGTAGTAAAAGTGAATTTCCGATTGTCCGATTTGGTGGTGTGAAACGTAAAAGTGTCTACACTAGGATTGAGTTCAATAGACCCAGTACTACAGTCAATGttcatagaaaatttattgatttcctTCTTCAATTACATACCTAA